A genomic segment from Armatimonadia bacterium encodes:
- a CDS encoding PHP domain-containing protein, giving the protein MKRLVGVDLHVHTALSPCGSEQMRPPAVLLSAERRGIGVVGIVDHNTARNAGAFLAASEAFAVRVFVGLEVESAEGVHLLALFDSTESALELDAAVAAHLPPLANRPDLFGEQWLLEEYGEVIGCDGRLLVTATDLSIDEIARMTQELSGFSLPAHIDRSANGLLPVLGFVPPDLPVDLYEVSRHLPRSEARERWPQLRGLPLVASSDAHYLEDIGQGAILVPQEFADPGAGARDWAQALGQYLLEHEEA; this is encoded by the coding sequence ATGAAGCGATTGGTCGGAGTTGACCTGCACGTACATACGGCCCTGTCGCCCTGCGGCTCGGAGCAGATGCGGCCACCTGCGGTGCTCCTTAGCGCTGAGCGGCGCGGGATAGGGGTCGTCGGAATCGTCGACCACAATACAGCCAGGAACGCGGGGGCGTTTCTGGCGGCCTCGGAGGCTTTTGCGGTTCGTGTGTTCGTTGGGTTGGAAGTGGAGAGTGCGGAGGGCGTGCACCTTCTCGCGCTCTTTGACAGCACGGAATCGGCCCTGGAGTTGGATGCCGCCGTCGCAGCCCACCTGCCTCCCCTGGCCAATCGCCCGGACCTTTTCGGCGAGCAATGGCTCTTGGAGGAGTATGGCGAGGTGATCGGCTGCGATGGACGTCTGCTGGTTACGGCCACAGACTTGAGTATTGATGAGATCGCCAGGATGACCCAGGAGTTGTCGGGCTTCAGCCTTCCTGCGCACATCGATCGCTCTGCGAACGGCCTCCTCCCGGTATTGGGTTTTGTCCCCCCAGACTTGCCGGTCGATCTCTATGAGGTGTCGCGTCACCTGCCACGGTCAGAAGCGCGGGAGCGCTGGCCCCAGCTTCGAGGCTTGCCGCTGGTCGCCAGTTCGGACGCACACTACCTGGAGGACATCGGCCAGGGGGCAATCCTGGTGCCGCAGGAGTTCGCAGACCCAGGGGCAGGTGCGAGGGACTGGGCTCAGGCGCTCGGGCAGTACCTTCTGGAACACGAGGAGGCTTGA
- a CDS encoding DRTGG domain-containing protein: MPTDQAVTVARATEALSLRVEAGGEHLEAAITGAQVCDLLSHVMAQGKHGHLWITIQTHPNIIAVAALAGLSGIVIASGFEPEDDTVMRAEDEGIPLLMSPQTAYELAGKLYELGVR; encoded by the coding sequence ATGCCGACAGACCAGGCTGTGACTGTGGCAAGAGCCACCGAGGCGCTGTCCCTGCGGGTGGAGGCCGGAGGCGAGCACCTGGAGGCTGCCATCACGGGAGCGCAGGTGTGCGACCTGCTGAGCCACGTGATGGCGCAGGGCAAGCATGGTCACCTGTGGATCACCATCCAGACCCATCCGAACATCATCGCAGTAGCGGCCCTGGCCGGCTTGAGCGGCATCGTGATCGCCAGCGGTTTCGAGCCCGAGGACGACACGGTGATGCGGGCGGAGGACGAGGGCATCCCGCTGCTGATGTCGCCGCAGACGGCCTATGAACTCGCCGGGAAGCTGTATGAGTTGGGGGTCCGGTGA